A stretch of Flavobacteriales bacterium DNA encodes these proteins:
- a CDS encoding beta-ketoacyl-[acyl-carrier-protein] synthase family protein: MEIAVTGIGAISAIGNDVQENLASLLAKKTGVGKTELLRSKLTETHLLGEVKLSNDQLKAGLNWKGDAVSRTTLLSSWAMKEAIEQSGFEMDNHVGLVSSTSVGGMDRSEGFFEPYYLEQDFSNVFLLGTHDCGTCTKQAAAHFGITGYATTISTACSSAANAIAMGARLLRQGKLKRVIVGGTDALCRFTANGFNSLMILDTEWCKPFSANRAGLNLGEAAAYLVLESKEEAEARGAKIHGLVTGWANTNDAYHQTASSPDGNGAFMAMSQALEKAGLKSTDIGYINAHGTGTQNNDQSESIAIHRVFGAQKPPISSTKAYTGHTLAAAGAIEAVYSLLALKEQKFLPNLNYQDPIEDNDWKPQLEVESGEINHVLSNSFGFGGNNSTVIFSRYS, encoded by the coding sequence AACTTGGCTTCGCTTTTAGCGAAGAAAACAGGCGTTGGTAAAACCGAACTGCTCAGATCCAAGCTCACAGAAACACATCTTTTAGGAGAAGTGAAGTTGAGCAACGACCAACTGAAAGCAGGCCTGAACTGGAAAGGCGATGCTGTTTCCAGAACCACGCTTCTGAGTTCTTGGGCCATGAAAGAGGCCATCGAGCAATCGGGTTTTGAGATGGACAACCATGTTGGGTTGGTGTCATCGACCTCGGTAGGCGGCATGGACAGAAGCGAGGGCTTCTTCGAGCCTTACTACCTCGAACAGGACTTTTCGAATGTGTTCCTACTCGGAACGCACGATTGCGGCACCTGTACCAAACAGGCCGCAGCGCATTTCGGCATTACAGGATATGCAACAACCATAAGCACGGCCTGTTCTTCTGCCGCCAATGCCATTGCAATGGGCGCACGCTTGCTACGTCAAGGCAAGTTGAAGCGCGTCATCGTGGGCGGAACAGATGCCTTGTGCCGATTTACGGCCAATGGCTTCAACTCGTTGATGATCTTGGACACGGAATGGTGCAAGCCGTTCTCTGCCAATCGCGCTGGATTGAACTTGGGAGAAGCTGCGGCTTATCTCGTGCTGGAAAGCAAGGAAGAGGCGGAAGCACGTGGCGCGAAGATCCACGGTCTGGTAACAGGTTGGGCCAATACGAACGATGCGTACCATCAAACGGCTTCATCACCTGATGGAAATGGGGCGTTCATGGCCATGTCGCAAGCGTTGGAGAAAGCAGGTTTGAAGTCGACAGACATCGGCTACATCAACGCCCACGGTACTGGCACACAGAATAACGACCAGTCGGAAAGTATTGCCATCCACCGAGTTTTTGGGGCGCAGAAACCGCCTATCAGTTCTACCAAAGCTTATACAGGTCATACGTTGGCTGCGGCTGGAGCCATTGAGGCGGTGTATTCGCTATTGGCGTTGAAGGAGCAAAAGTTCCTTCCCAATTTGAACTATCAGGACCCGATTGAGGACAACGATTGGAAACCGCAGTTGGAAGTGGAGAGTGGTGAGATTAATCATGTGCTTTCCAACTCATTCGGGTTTGGCGGTAATAATTCAACGGTGATTTTTAGTAGGTACAGTTGA
- a CDS encoding polysaccharide deacetylase family protein: MNFLRLNILAIGLVLVLLPAITLGFVPWWSLLILLAVYSVILGWGVFDIGSQFFMKTYWKGEPGKIAITFDDGPHPEHTPRILDVLRQENVKATFFCIGRNAEKNPLLLKEMFEDGHTIGNHTYNHAYVFSKSAAERQVTEGQEAIQNIIGKKTMYFRPPFGVMTPEIARAVKKENCVVIGWDLRSRDGTTKSKDLILKRVKKLLNGSSILLFHDTNPVTSEALREVIHLCRENGMKIVSLPELVGVEPYHA; the protein is encoded by the coding sequence TTGAATTTCCTGCGACTGAATATCCTTGCCATCGGGTTGGTGTTGGTCTTGTTGCCTGCCATCACGTTGGGATTTGTTCCGTGGTGGTCGCTGCTCATTCTGTTAGCGGTTTATTCGGTCATTCTCGGCTGGGGCGTGTTCGATATCGGCTCACAGTTCTTTATGAAAACATATTGGAAAGGCGAGCCTGGGAAAATCGCCATCACGTTTGATGATGGTCCGCACCCCGAACATACGCCACGAATTTTAGATGTTCTGAGGCAGGAAAATGTAAAGGCCACCTTTTTCTGCATTGGCAGGAATGCCGAGAAAAATCCATTATTGCTGAAGGAAATGTTCGAAGATGGACACACCATCGGAAATCACACGTACAACCACGCATATGTGTTTTCTAAGTCGGCTGCGGAGCGGCAAGTGACAGAAGGACAGGAAGCAATTCAGAATATCATTGGCAAAAAGACGATGTATTTCCGTCCGCCATTTGGCGTGATGACGCCTGAAATTGCCCGTGCGGTGAAGAAGGAAAACTGTGTGGTCATTGGCTGGGATTTGCGTTCGCGGGACGGAACAACCAAATCGAAAGACCTTATTCTAAAACGCGTGAAAAAGCTTTTGAACGGCTCGTCCATTCTTCTTTTTCACGACACGAACCCCGTTACGTCCGAGGCTCTGCGAGAAGTTATTCATCTTTGCCGTGAGAATGGCATGAAGATCGTTTCGTTGCCCGAACTCGTTGGCGTTGAACCTTATCATGCGTAG
- a CDS encoding DUF2062 domain-containing protein, with product MKRMGICVIVPTYNNHRTIARVIEGVLEYTDDLIVVNDGATDETPRILDGFGDKIVRVSYAPNKGKGYALRMGFQKATELGYHYAITLDSDGQHFPNDIPKFIEVHKSHPNAVIMGARNLEADGMPAKNSFANRFSNFWFRLQTGIFMPDTQTGFRLYPLQKIKNINFFTTRFEFEIEVIVKLAWRDVPFVSVPIQVKYDPNERVSHFRPGPDFTRISFLNAWFTILTAAYHLPRRLLLKGKLFRLIKEEAIKPEETNLRKAASIGFGFFFGIIPIWGFQLLIGIPIAVLLRMNKVLFIAAANISIPPMIPFIIFFSYLMGQPFSDAEPIPFEKLSTLTLENIHDNFIQYVIGAIILSIAVGLAGFLVSWAALSALRKNPELIES from the coding sequence ATGAAGCGCATGGGAATATGCGTGATCGTTCCTACCTACAACAATCATAGGACCATTGCCCGCGTCATTGAAGGTGTGCTGGAATACACCGATGACCTGATCGTGGTGAATGATGGCGCCACAGACGAAACGCCAAGGATTCTGGACGGTTTTGGTGACAAAATCGTTCGCGTGAGTTATGCTCCTAACAAGGGGAAAGGCTATGCGCTGCGAATGGGTTTTCAAAAGGCAACCGAACTCGGCTATCACTATGCCATTACACTTGATAGTGACGGACAGCATTTTCCAAACGACATTCCGAAGTTCATTGAAGTACACAAATCGCATCCGAATGCGGTGATAATGGGTGCTCGAAACTTGGAAGCCGATGGAATGCCTGCCAAGAACAGTTTCGCCAATCGTTTTTCGAATTTCTGGTTCCGATTGCAGACGGGAATTTTCATGCCTGATACGCAGACGGGCTTCCGTTTATATCCGCTTCAGAAGATCAAGAACATCAACTTCTTCACCACGCGTTTTGAGTTTGAGATTGAAGTTATTGTGAAGTTGGCGTGGCGCGATGTTCCGTTTGTTTCAGTTCCGATTCAAGTGAAGTACGACCCGAATGAGCGCGTGTCACATTTCCGTCCTGGACCAGATTTTACACGCATCAGTTTCCTGAATGCGTGGTTTACGATTCTTACGGCTGCATATCATCTTCCAAGAAGACTGCTGCTGAAAGGAAAACTTTTCCGATTGATCAAAGAGGAAGCCATCAAACCAGAGGAAACCAATCTGAGAAAAGCTGCCAGTATCGGTTTCGGATTCTTCTTCGGAATCATACCGATCTGGGGATTTCAGTTACTCATAGGTATTCCGATAGCGGTGCTCTTGAGAATGAATAAAGTGCTGTTCATTGCTGCGGCCAACATCAGTATTCCCCCGATGATTCCATTCATCATCTTTTTCAGCTACTTGATGGGGCAACCGTTCTCCGATGCGGAACCAATTCCATTTGAGAAGCTGTCTACACTTACGCTTGAGAACATTCACGACAACTTCATTCAGTATGTTATCGGAGCAATTATCCTCTCAATCGCGGTTGGACTTGCCGGTTTCTTGGTGAGTTGGGCAGCCCTTTCTGCTTTGCGGAAGAACCCAGAACTGATTGAAAGCTAG
- the tag gene encoding DNA-3-methyladenine glycosylase I gives MEKVRCGWVSDDPLYIQYHDEEWGVPLYDEQKLFEFLILETFQAGLSWITVLRKRENFRRAFEGFDVEKVAAFDEAKIALLMEDAGIIRNGAKIRAAVSNAQAFIQVQKDFGSFRKYIWDFVDGKPLQPDLRSLKDIPAKTELAEAISKDLKKRGFKFVGPTVVYAHMQATGMVNDHTMDCFRHEEVKSL, from the coding sequence ATGGAAAAAGTGCGTTGCGGCTGGGTTTCTGACGACCCGCTTTACATCCAATATCATGATGAGGAATGGGGCGTTCCGCTCTATGACGAGCAGAAATTGTTCGAATTCCTGATTCTGGAAACGTTCCAAGCAGGTTTGAGTTGGATCACCGTGTTGCGCAAGCGCGAGAACTTCCGAAGAGCTTTTGAAGGCTTTGATGTGGAGAAAGTGGCGGCTTTTGATGAAGCGAAGATCGCCTTACTGATGGAAGACGCTGGCATTATCCGCAATGGCGCAAAGATCCGTGCTGCGGTTTCCAACGCACAGGCATTCATTCAAGTTCAGAAAGATTTCGGTTCGTTCCGTAAATACATCTGGGATTTTGTGGATGGAAAACCGTTGCAGCCTGACCTGAGATCACTGAAAGATATTCCCGCTAAAACAGAATTGGCCGAAGCCATCAGCAAAGACCTCAAGAAACGTGGGTTCAAATTCGTTGGACCAACGGTTGTTTACGCACACATGCAAGCCACAGGCATGGTGAACGATCACACAATGGATTGCTTTCGGCATGAGGAGGTGAAAAGCCTATAG
- a CDS encoding glycosyltransferase gives MSSQPQRILFLVPYPLGIAPSQRFRFEQYFDKLTEAGFEFDVKPFLDERAMIYLYEPGNFFRKVWKVKLGLLKRFLQLFSIAKYDYVFIHREAAAIGPPVFEWIITKVFRKKVIFDFDDAIWLKNTSSTNSVIAFFKRYRNANDTCKWAWKVSCGNDYLADHARQFNQNVFVNPTTIDTEHHHNQVKKFSGEKITIGWTGTHSTIKYLDALIPILKKLEGEFDFNFVVIADRKPDFDLKGLQFVPWNKQSEIDDLLKMDVGVMPLENDKWAKGKCGFKALQYMALGIPAIVSPVGVNTKIVDHEVNGWICDTPEEWEQTLRSILEKKVDLKDFSTAARTKIEEHYSVKSNTRDFLLLFAN, from the coding sequence ATGAGCTCGCAGCCGCAACGCATTCTCTTCTTGGTTCCCTACCCATTGGGAATTGCGCCCAGCCAGCGTTTCCGCTTCGAGCAGTACTTCGATAAGCTGACGGAAGCAGGTTTTGAGTTTGATGTAAAGCCGTTCTTGGACGAACGCGCCATGATCTACCTCTACGAACCTGGCAACTTTTTCCGCAAGGTTTGGAAGGTGAAGCTCGGTTTGTTGAAGCGATTCCTCCAGCTATTTTCTATTGCGAAGTACGATTACGTTTTCATTCATCGCGAAGCCGCAGCCATCGGTCCGCCCGTTTTTGAATGGATCATCACGAAGGTTTTTAGGAAGAAGGTCATCTTTGATTTTGATGACGCCATTTGGCTGAAGAACACGTCAAGCACCAATTCGGTTATTGCGTTCTTTAAGCGGTATCGCAACGCTAACGATACCTGCAAATGGGCGTGGAAGGTTAGTTGTGGGAACGATTACTTGGCCGATCATGCGCGGCAATTCAATCAGAACGTTTTTGTCAATCCGACCACGATTGATACGGAGCATCATCACAATCAGGTGAAGAAGTTCTCGGGTGAGAAGATCACCATTGGTTGGACAGGTACGCATTCCACCATCAAATACTTGGATGCGCTTATTCCGATCTTGAAGAAGCTGGAAGGTGAGTTCGATTTCAACTTTGTGGTAATCGCTGACCGCAAGCCCGATTTCGACCTGAAAGGACTTCAGTTCGTTCCATGGAACAAGCAATCGGAGATCGATGACCTGCTGAAAATGGATGTGGGCGTGATGCCGCTGGAGAACGACAAATGGGCGAAAGGCAAGTGCGGCTTCAAGGCGTTGCAGTACATGGCGCTGGGCATTCCCGCCATTGTTTCGCCTGTTGGGGTGAATACGAAGATCGTTGACCACGAGGTGAACGGTTGGATATGTGACACACCCGAGGAATGGGAGCAGACGCTTCGTTCCATCTTGGAGAAGAAGGTAGATCTGAAGGATTTTTCTACCGCTGCCCGAACCAAGATCGAGGAGCATTATTCGGTCAAGTCCAACACCCGCGATTTTCTACTTTTGTTCGCCAATTAA
- the gcvT gene encoding glycine cleavage system aminomethyltransferase GcvT: protein MKSTALTAKHIELGAKMVPFAGYNMPLQYEGLLVEHDTVRNAMGVFDVSHMGEFIVRGEGAFELVQKVTSNDVSALVDGKVQYSCLPNETGGIVDDLLVYRIDEKTYMLVVNASNIDKDWAHISKYNTAGVEMINISDKTTLLAVQGPKAAEALQKLTDINLSEMTYYTFKKGVFAGVENVLVSATGYTGAGGFEIYFENKDADKIWNAVFEAGAEYGIKPIGLGARDTLRLEMGFCLYGNDIDDTTSPLEAGLGWITKFNGEFTNSAALLKQKEEGVSKKLVGFEMIDRGIPRHDYVIVDADGKEIGKVTSGTQSPSLKKAIGLGYVNTEFSKVGTEIYISIRDKKIKAVVVRPPFYKG, encoded by the coding sequence CTGAAAAGCACCGCGCTGACCGCGAAACACATTGAATTGGGAGCCAAAATGGTTCCGTTTGCAGGCTACAACATGCCATTGCAGTACGAAGGACTGCTGGTTGAACATGACACGGTTCGCAATGCGATGGGCGTGTTCGATGTGTCGCACATGGGTGAGTTCATCGTGCGTGGTGAGGGCGCGTTCGAGTTGGTTCAGAAGGTGACTTCGAATGACGTTTCTGCCTTGGTGGACGGAAAGGTGCAGTACTCGTGCCTTCCGAACGAGACGGGCGGTATTGTGGATGACCTTTTGGTTTACCGCATTGATGAGAAGACGTACATGTTGGTGGTGAACGCTTCCAATATCGACAAGGATTGGGCGCATATCAGCAAGTACAACACGGCTGGGGTGGAGATGATCAACATTTCGGATAAGACCACGCTTTTGGCGGTTCAAGGCCCGAAGGCTGCGGAGGCTTTGCAGAAGTTGACGGACATCAACCTTTCGGAGATGACCTACTATACGTTTAAGAAGGGTGTTTTTGCGGGTGTGGAGAATGTGCTGGTGAGTGCTACGGGCTACACAGGTGCAGGTGGTTTCGAGATCTACTTTGAGAACAAGGATGCCGACAAGATCTGGAATGCCGTTTTTGAAGCGGGTGCTGAATATGGCATCAAGCCGATAGGCTTGGGCGCGCGTGACACGCTGCGTTTGGAAATGGGTTTCTGTCTGTACGGAAATGATATTGACGATACGACTTCTCCGCTGGAAGCGGGATTGGGTTGGATTACCAAGTTCAACGGTGAGTTTACCAATTCGGCTGCGTTGCTGAAGCAGAAGGAGGAAGGCGTTTCCAAGAAATTGGTAGGGTTTGAGATGATCGACCGTGGTATTCCGCGCCATGATTATGTGATTGTGGATGCGGATGGCAAGGAGATCGGGAAGGTTACTTCGGGCACGCAGTCGCCAAGTTTGAAGAAGGCCATCGGTCTTGGGTATGTGAACACGGAGTTTTCGAAAGTGGGCACGGAGATCTACATCAGCATCCGCGATAAGAAGATAAAGGCGGTTGTGGTAAGGCCACCGTTTTATAAGGGGTGA
- a CDS encoding 2-phosphosulfolactate phosphatase, translating into MNSVEVCFSPPLFDLFARKGSIVVVVDIFRATSAMVTAFHHGAASIIPVSTIKEAKDYKDKGFLAGGERNGEVVKGFEFGNSPFSYMNEGIKGREIALTTTNGTRAINIAKKGADTVLIGSFLNLQALADHIQTQGKDVVIFCAGWKDRFNMEDSLFAGALTNLLLTSGKFYSDCDSANASSLVYRTGRKNLMTFLKSCSHRKRLAHLHLEKDVEYCLQRDVTDVIPVLRDGKLVRLTD; encoded by the coding sequence TTGAACTCAGTAGAAGTCTGTTTCTCTCCACCGTTGTTCGACCTTTTCGCGAGGAAGGGAAGCATTGTGGTGGTGGTTGACATCTTCCGTGCGACCTCGGCCATGGTCACGGCTTTCCATCATGGGGCGGCCAGCATCATTCCGGTTTCAACCATTAAAGAGGCGAAGGACTACAAGGACAAAGGTTTCTTGGCAGGAGGTGAGCGGAACGGGGAAGTGGTGAAGGGATTTGAGTTCGGGAACAGTCCGTTCTCGTATATGAACGAAGGCATCAAGGGCCGTGAGATTGCGCTGACGACCACCAACGGCACCCGCGCCATCAACATTGCCAAGAAGGGAGCCGATACGGTTCTCATTGGTTCATTTCTGAATCTTCAAGCGTTAGCTGATCACATTCAAACCCAAGGCAAGGATGTGGTGATCTTCTGCGCGGGTTGGAAGGACCGTTTCAATATGGAGGATAGCCTTTTTGCGGGTGCACTCACCAATTTGCTACTTACCAGCGGCAAGTTCTATTCGGATTGCGACAGCGCGAATGCCAGCAGTCTGGTTTACCGCACGGGCCGCAAAAATCTGATGACCTTTTTGAAGAGTTGTTCTCATCGGAAGCGTTTGGCGCATCTTCACCTTGAGAAGGATGTGGAATACTGTCTTCAGCGGGATGTAACAGACGTGATCCCTGTGCTGCGAGATGGGAAGTTGGTGCGATTGACCGACTAA